One Tunturibacter gelidoferens genomic region harbors:
- the recA gene encoding recombinase RecA has product MADDRSKAIELALSGLEKQFGKGSIMRLGSKDVVPISVISTGSISFDAALGVGGVPRGRVIEIFGPESSGKTTITLQIIAEAQKAGGLAAFVDAEHALDPAYAAKLGVDIDNLLVSQPDYGEQALEIVEALVRSNAIDVLVVDSVAALVPKAELDGEMGDSHMGLQARLMSQALRKLTGTVSKSRTCLIFINQIREKIGVMFGNPETTTGGKALKFYSSVRIDIRRIGAVKDGDSVVGSRTKVKIVKNKVAAPFRDAEFDILYGEGISREGDVLDLAVLHNIVDKSGAWYSYQGERIGQGRENVRAFMKENKDVFARVDSELRKKLGISGVASAEVPPVPADGPVQAKEAVRAKK; this is encoded by the coding sequence GTGGCAGATGACCGCAGCAAGGCAATAGAACTGGCCCTTTCCGGGCTGGAAAAGCAGTTTGGCAAGGGTTCCATCATGCGGCTCGGCTCGAAAGACGTCGTTCCCATCTCGGTCATCTCTACCGGTTCCATCTCCTTCGACGCGGCGCTCGGCGTTGGCGGCGTCCCACGTGGTCGCGTCATCGAGATCTTTGGCCCTGAGTCCTCGGGCAAGACCACCATCACCCTCCAGATCATCGCCGAAGCCCAAAAAGCCGGCGGCCTTGCTGCCTTCGTCGACGCAGAACACGCGCTCGACCCTGCCTACGCCGCCAAACTCGGCGTCGACATCGACAACCTCCTCGTCTCGCAGCCCGACTACGGCGAACAGGCCCTCGAGATCGTCGAAGCCCTTGTCCGCTCGAACGCCATCGACGTCCTCGTAGTCGACTCGGTCGCCGCGCTCGTCCCCAAGGCCGAACTCGACGGCGAGATGGGCGACTCCCACATGGGCCTGCAGGCTCGACTCATGTCGCAGGCCCTCCGCAAGCTCACCGGAACCGTCTCGAAGTCCCGAACCTGCTTGATCTTCATCAACCAGATCCGCGAGAAGATCGGCGTCATGTTCGGCAACCCCGAGACCACCACCGGCGGCAAGGCCCTCAAGTTCTACTCCTCGGTCCGCATCGACATCCGCCGCATCGGCGCAGTCAAGGACGGCGACTCGGTCGTCGGCTCCCGCACCAAGGTCAAGATCGTCAAGAACAAGGTCGCCGCACCCTTCCGCGACGCCGAGTTTGACATCCTCTACGGCGAAGGCATCTCCCGCGAGGGAGACGTGCTCGACCTCGCCGTCCTGCACAACATCGTGGACAAGAGCGGAGCCTGGTACAGCTACCAGGGCGAGCGCATCGGCCAGGGCCGCGAGAACGTTCGCGCCTTCATGAAGGAAAACAAAGACGTCTTCGCCCGCGTCGACTCCGAACTACGCAAGAAGCTCGGCATCTCCGGCGTAGCCTCAGCCGAAGTCCCCCCGGTTCCCGCCGACGGCCCCGTTCAGGCCAAGGAAGCCGTCCGAGCCAAAAAGTAA
- the kdsB gene encoding 3-deoxy-manno-octulosonate cytidylyltransferase, which yields MLGVIPARLASTRLPRKVLRNIAGRPMLAWVYDAASACPQLDRVLIATDSDEVADLCHRHQWPVQLTSPDLPSGTDRVHAVARHHHADIYVNIQGDEPLLKPQHLTALLRPFTQHHVEVSTLKVLCTPENITNPNAVKVVTAADGRALYFSRATIPYDRDAQARDGQASERQAEIGQPSDGSALQYWKHIGLYAYRKATLERFPTLPPSLLEQTERLEQLRFLENNIPIHVEPTEFDTIGVDTEEDLQRVESLLLRQ from the coding sequence ATCCTCGGCGTAATTCCCGCCCGTCTGGCCTCCACCCGCCTCCCCCGCAAGGTCCTCCGCAACATCGCCGGCCGGCCCATGCTCGCCTGGGTCTACGACGCCGCAAGCGCCTGCCCCCAGCTCGACCGCGTCCTCATCGCAACCGACTCCGACGAGGTCGCCGACCTCTGTCACCGCCACCAATGGCCCGTCCAACTCACCTCGCCCGACCTCCCCAGTGGCACCGACCGCGTCCACGCCGTCGCCCGCCACCACCACGCCGACATCTACGTCAACATCCAGGGCGACGAACCCCTCCTCAAGCCCCAGCACCTCACCGCCCTCCTCCGCCCCTTCACTCAGCATCACGTCGAAGTCTCCACCCTCAAAGTCCTCTGCACGCCCGAAAACATCACCAACCCCAACGCCGTAAAGGTAGTCACCGCCGCCGACGGCCGCGCCCTCTACTTCTCCCGCGCCACCATCCCCTACGACCGCGACGCACAGGCCCGCGACGGACAAGCAAGTGAGAGACAAGCAGAAATTGGACAGCCCAGCGACGGCTCCGCTCTCCAATACTGGAAGCATATAGGCCTCTACGCCTACCGCAAGGCCACCCTCGAACGCTTCCCCACCCTCCCCCCCAGCCTCCTCGAACAAACCGAACGCCTCGAGCAACTCCGCTTCCTCGAAAACAACATTCCCATCCACGTCGAGCCCACCGAGTTCGACACCATCGGAGTAGACACCGAAGAAGACCTGCAACGCGTAGAGTCCCTACTCCTGCGCCAATAA
- a CDS encoding HAD-IA family hydrolase, with the protein MVSVKAKGILFDMDGVLVSSIGSVVRCWRQWAEHYEVPNAEIFEVPHGMRAIEIVKALRPDIDAEEGLRYIEDLEMNDVADLVVLPGVKALLESLPVERWAIVTSATRRLLLSRLKAAGLPIPERIISADMVERGKPDPEPYRRGAELLGLRPEECLVVEDAPSGVGAGLAAGSRVLGVVGTHSAKELEGAQWLVGTLEGVAVTVGAEGLELRFDPLI; encoded by the coding sequence ATGGTTTCTGTGAAGGCGAAGGGCATCCTGTTCGATATGGATGGGGTGCTGGTGAGCTCGATTGGGTCGGTGGTGCGCTGCTGGCGGCAGTGGGCAGAGCACTATGAAGTTCCGAACGCGGAGATCTTTGAAGTGCCGCATGGGATGCGGGCGATCGAGATTGTGAAAGCGTTGCGCCCGGATATCGATGCGGAGGAGGGGCTCCGGTACATCGAGGATCTGGAGATGAATGATGTGGCGGACCTGGTGGTGCTCCCGGGAGTGAAGGCTCTGCTGGAGAGTCTGCCGGTGGAGCGGTGGGCGATTGTGACTTCGGCGACAAGGAGGCTGCTGTTGAGCCGGCTGAAGGCGGCGGGGCTGCCGATCCCGGAGCGGATTATCAGTGCCGATATGGTGGAGCGGGGTAAGCCAGACCCGGAGCCGTACCGACGTGGGGCGGAGCTGCTGGGACTGAGGCCGGAGGAGTGCCTGGTGGTGGAAGATGCGCCTTCGGGTGTGGGCGCCGGGTTGGCCGCTGGGTCTCGCGTGCTGGGCGTAGTGGGGACGCACTCCGCCAAGGAGTTGGAGGGAGCGCAGTGGCTTGTTGGGACGCTTGAGGGCGTGGCGGTGACGGTGGGCGCAGAGGGGTTGGAGCTTCGATTCGATCCTCTGATCTGA
- a CDS encoding RNA polymerase sigma factor, whose protein sequence is MPSQALSTDGLTITRQTNIAPQASATPLDDMDSIVATYEQRIFRFHLISIRDRDVAQTLTQDTFVRAWSARSSFRGDCSILTWLMRIALNLVRDHTRTDRFRFWKRVSDTAIDVSDISSHVPHRDSSLESRLIASEQMTLVWESVAQLSDRQRSIFLLRFLEELELSEIASITGLPISTVKTHLYRALATIRARHNASLKDSL, encoded by the coding sequence ATGCCATCACAAGCTCTTAGCACCGACGGTCTCACTATCACGCGGCAGACGAACATCGCACCGCAGGCTTCGGCCACACCGCTCGACGATATGGACTCGATCGTTGCTACGTACGAGCAGCGGATCTTCAGGTTCCATCTGATCTCAATCCGGGACCGCGATGTGGCGCAGACGTTGACCCAGGATACTTTCGTTCGAGCCTGGTCGGCGCGTAGCAGCTTCCGCGGCGACTGTTCGATCCTGACCTGGCTGATGCGGATTGCGCTGAACCTGGTTCGCGATCATACCCGCACCGACCGTTTTCGCTTCTGGAAGCGGGTCTCGGATACAGCCATTGATGTATCCGACATCTCGTCGCACGTTCCGCATCGCGACAGTTCGCTTGAGTCGCGTCTGATTGCCAGCGAGCAGATGACATTAGTCTGGGAGAGCGTCGCACAGCTCTCGGATCGCCAGCGCAGCATCTTCCTCCTTCGGTTCCTCGAAGAGCTTGAGCTCTCTGAGATCGCCAGCATTACGGGGTTGCCAATCAGCACCGTCAAGACGCACCTTTACCGCGCCCTCGCAACCATTCGGGCACGTCACAACGCTTCTCTCAAGGACTCTCTATGA
- a CDS encoding S41 family peptidase: MPKISKILLLAVSVVLVVTVFLGVNSNPVSAASEPQDGAYRQINVYSEVLRHIQTDYVEEPNINAVTNGALRGLLESLDADSSYLTPEDYKAFKADKGGKAQVGINVSKRFGYATVVSVVPGSPADKANLSDGDIIEAIGPQDTRDISLAMIQLLLEGAPGSELTVSVVRPRKAAPDKIVMTRVSTPPPPVAETMYENSSILYLKPGVLDHDHVQQIEAKLKAMQKVGNKKILLDLRDVAAGDMPEATRLANFFLKDGTIAMLEGQKVAKQTFTADASKAINTTAPVVVLVNRGTAGPAELVAAALLDNKRADLVGEKTFGEGAQQKTFELPDGAALILSIAKYESPSGKKLQDDGVTPGVLVASTAEDAVAEEDTTTPAEKTQQPLQKPAVTVDEQLTKALDLLKSKAA; the protein is encoded by the coding sequence ATGCCTAAGATCTCGAAGATACTGTTGCTTGCTGTGTCGGTTGTTCTGGTTGTCACCGTGTTTTTAGGGGTGAACTCAAACCCTGTGAGCGCTGCGAGCGAGCCGCAGGATGGTGCTTATCGCCAGATCAATGTGTATAGCGAAGTGCTGCGGCATATCCAGACGGATTATGTGGAAGAGCCGAATATCAACGCGGTGACCAATGGCGCGTTGCGTGGGCTGCTGGAGTCGCTGGATGCGGACTCGAGCTATCTGACGCCGGAAGACTATAAGGCGTTCAAGGCGGATAAGGGCGGCAAGGCGCAGGTGGGGATCAATGTTTCGAAGCGGTTTGGGTATGCGACCGTAGTTTCGGTGGTGCCGGGGAGCCCGGCGGATAAGGCGAATCTGTCTGACGGCGACATCATTGAGGCGATCGGGCCGCAGGATACCCGGGATATCTCGCTGGCGATGATTCAGTTGCTGTTGGAGGGGGCTCCGGGGAGTGAGCTAACGGTTTCGGTGGTGCGGCCGCGGAAGGCTGCGCCGGACAAGATCGTGATGACGCGGGTTTCGACGCCGCCGCCGCCGGTTGCGGAGACGATGTATGAGAACTCGTCGATTCTTTATCTGAAACCGGGTGTGCTGGACCATGATCATGTGCAGCAGATCGAGGCGAAGTTGAAGGCGATGCAGAAGGTGGGGAATAAGAAGATTCTGCTTGATCTGCGTGACGTTGCGGCGGGCGATATGCCTGAGGCGACTCGGCTGGCAAATTTTTTCCTGAAAGACGGCACGATTGCGATGCTGGAGGGGCAGAAGGTTGCCAAGCAGACGTTTACGGCGGATGCGTCGAAGGCGATCAATACGACTGCTCCGGTGGTGGTGCTGGTGAATCGTGGAACGGCTGGGCCGGCGGAGCTAGTGGCTGCGGCGCTGCTGGATAATAAGCGGGCGGATCTGGTTGGCGAAAAGACGTTTGGTGAGGGCGCTCAGCAGAAGACGTTCGAGCTGCCGGATGGTGCGGCGTTGATTCTGTCGATTGCGAAGTATGAGTCGCCTTCGGGGAAGAAGCTGCAGGATGATGGCGTTACGCCTGGAGTGCTGGTGGCTTCGACTGCCGAGGATGCGGTAGCGGAGGAAGACACGACGACTCCCGCGGAGAAGACGCAGCAGCCTCTGCAGAAGCCTGCAGTGACGGTGGATGAACAACTGACGAAGGCGCTGGACCTGTTAAAGAGCAAGGCTGCTTAG
- a CDS encoding pyridoxal phosphate-dependent aminotransferase codes for MTTATATKIFADRIGRIEVSATMAITAAALKLKSEGVNLADFGAGEPHFSTPRHIKDAAIEAIEKNFTRYTNVAGIPEVRKAIVDRHACDFGSNYTPDECVFTTGGKLALFNAIQVLVDHGDEVILPVPYWVSFKDIIQYAGGKVVLVESKEEENFRITAKMIESAITPKTKAIILNTPSNPSGAVVAPEDLEAIVRLAHKHGIYVLLDECYVYLTFTGEVVSGGSFTDCKEHIVVLGSLSKTYAMTGWRAGFALGPKPIIAAMSKLQSQSTSNTASMVQRASIAALTGSQECVSEMRADYIKLRDQTLAGFKTIPGLTCTVPQGAFYVYPNVSKFIGKGGIKSASDLAAKLLSEAHVVVVPGEAFGTSEHIRLSYAVSHDVVDEGVKRMRDYFATLN; via the coding sequence ATGACCACAGCGACAGCGACGAAGATATTTGCGGACCGTATCGGCCGCATCGAAGTTTCCGCAACCATGGCGATCACAGCCGCAGCGCTGAAGCTCAAGTCTGAAGGCGTGAACCTCGCAGACTTCGGTGCGGGCGAACCTCATTTCTCCACTCCGCGCCACATCAAGGACGCGGCCATTGAGGCGATCGAGAAGAACTTTACCCGCTATACGAATGTCGCGGGTATTCCCGAGGTTCGCAAGGCGATCGTGGATCGTCACGCCTGCGACTTTGGCTCGAACTACACTCCCGACGAGTGCGTCTTCACCACTGGAGGCAAGCTGGCGCTGTTCAATGCGATTCAGGTTCTGGTTGACCACGGGGATGAGGTTATTCTTCCCGTTCCCTACTGGGTTTCTTTCAAAGACATCATCCAGTACGCAGGCGGCAAAGTCGTTTTGGTAGAAAGCAAAGAAGAAGAGAACTTTCGCATCACCGCGAAGATGATTGAATCGGCGATCACGCCGAAGACCAAGGCGATCATCCTTAACACTCCGTCCAATCCTTCCGGTGCTGTGGTCGCTCCGGAAGATCTCGAAGCTATCGTCCGTCTCGCTCACAAGCATGGTATTTATGTGCTGCTCGACGAGTGCTACGTCTACTTGACGTTCACCGGTGAGGTCGTCAGTGGCGGCTCCTTCACCGATTGCAAGGAACATATCGTAGTACTGGGCTCACTCTCGAAGACGTATGCGATGACAGGCTGGCGAGCCGGCTTTGCGCTTGGCCCCAAGCCGATCATCGCGGCGATGAGCAAGCTACAGTCGCAGAGCACCTCGAACACAGCCAGCATGGTGCAGCGTGCGTCGATCGCCGCACTGACCGGATCGCAGGAGTGCGTCTCAGAGATGCGCGCCGACTACATCAAGCTGCGCGATCAGACTCTGGCAGGCTTCAAAACCATCCCGGGTCTGACCTGCACGGTGCCGCAGGGAGCCTTCTATGTGTATCCGAATGTGAGCAAGTTCATTGGTAAGGGCGGTATCAAGTCGGCGTCAGACCTGGCGGCGAAGCTGCTGAGTGAGGCGCATGTCGTCGTCGTTCCCGGTGAGGCCTTCGGGACTTCAGAGCATATCCGGCTCTCCTATGCGGTATCGCACGATGTCGTGGATGAAGGCGTAAAGCGAATGCGGGATTACTTCGCAACGTTGAATTAG
- a CDS encoding phosphoglucomutase/phosphomannomutase family protein, which produces MAETVVKFGTDGWRGIIADDFTYANVRVAASAIANYVLAQENAAAGVCLAYDTRFGSHSFAKVVAEVLAGAGIPVAMAAEITPTPALSYAVRERKAAGGVMITSSHNPAEWNGVKYKASYGGSGKPSIMSAIESYLDKPLVKAAKPAPIETVDFNTDYVAAIARFVDLDAIRASGYKFLIDCMYGAGRGVVAGIFTKAGVPFVEIRDEINPAFPGINPEPILPHIKASQIAVVAEKCDAGLITDGDADRIGAVDEHGNVVDAHKIFAVILKWLLERKKWPGDVTRAFNTTKMLDRICAKYGRRLHEHGIGFKYVCDLMLEQEILIGGEESGGIGISRHLPERDGMLNSLLLANVMADEKKTLGQLVAALQEEFGEHQYGRIDMHIDEELKQSAIARAKALKDSAGTVDFAGLRVLRVETLDGIKFFLKNPDCTGKPNAAETWLLLRASGTEPLLRVYCESCSVESVERVLAAAETFVLQGRPA; this is translated from the coding sequence ATGGCAGAGACAGTAGTCAAGTTTGGCACGGACGGCTGGCGGGGCATTATTGCGGATGACTTTACTTACGCGAACGTTCGGGTGGCGGCGTCTGCGATTGCGAATTACGTTTTAGCGCAGGAGAATGCAGCGGCCGGGGTGTGTCTGGCTTACGACACGCGCTTCGGTTCACACTCCTTCGCGAAGGTTGTGGCCGAAGTGCTTGCTGGTGCGGGCATTCCGGTGGCGATGGCCGCGGAGATTACGCCGACCCCTGCACTTTCCTACGCGGTGCGCGAGCGTAAGGCTGCTGGCGGCGTGATGATCACCTCGAGCCATAATCCGGCCGAGTGGAATGGTGTGAAGTACAAGGCCAGTTATGGCGGTTCGGGTAAGCCTTCGATCATGTCTGCGATCGAGAGCTATCTGGACAAGCCGCTGGTGAAGGCCGCGAAGCCTGCGCCGATTGAGACGGTCGACTTCAACACAGACTACGTCGCTGCTATCGCGCGCTTTGTCGATCTTGATGCGATTCGAGCCTCCGGATATAAGTTTTTGATCGATTGCATGTACGGCGCGGGCCGCGGAGTGGTTGCGGGAATCTTTACGAAGGCTGGTGTTCCTTTTGTCGAGATTCGCGACGAGATCAATCCGGCGTTTCCGGGGATCAATCCTGAGCCGATTCTGCCGCACATCAAGGCTTCGCAGATTGCTGTGGTTGCGGAGAAGTGCGATGCGGGTCTGATTACGGATGGCGATGCGGACCGGATCGGTGCGGTGGATGAGCACGGCAACGTGGTCGATGCGCACAAGATCTTCGCGGTGATCCTGAAGTGGCTGCTGGAGCGGAAGAAGTGGCCGGGCGATGTGACGCGCGCGTTCAACACGACGAAGATGCTGGACCGGATCTGCGCGAAGTATGGGCGGCGGCTGCATGAGCACGGGATCGGGTTCAAGTATGTGTGCGACCTGATGCTCGAGCAGGAGATTCTGATTGGTGGGGAGGAGTCGGGTGGCATTGGCATCAGCCGGCATCTGCCGGAGCGGGACGGAATGCTGAACTCGCTTCTGCTGGCCAATGTGATGGCGGATGAGAAGAAGACGCTTGGCCAGCTCGTTGCTGCGTTGCAGGAGGAGTTCGGCGAACACCAGTATGGGCGCATCGATATGCACATCGATGAGGAGCTGAAGCAGTCTGCGATTGCAAGGGCGAAGGCTTTGAAGGACTCGGCGGGGACAGTGGACTTTGCGGGGCTGAGGGTGCTTCGGGTCGAGACGCTGGATGGGATCAAGTTCTTTCTAAAGAATCCTGACTGTACCGGTAAGCCTAACGCGGCGGAGACATGGTTGCTGCTCCGGGCCTCGGGGACGGAACCCCTGCTGCGGGTGTACTGCGAGAGTTGCTCGGTGGAGTCGGTGGAGCGTGTGCTCGCGGCGGCGGAGACGTTTGTTCTGCAGGGGCGACCTGCTTGA
- the coaD gene encoding pantetheine-phosphate adenylyltransferase, producing the protein MHTVKAIYPGTFDPLTNGHLDLIARGSKIVDELVVAILRNSEKGTPLFTVPEREEMIAEATRNFGNVSVTTFDGLLVDFARQQGAKAVLRGIRAISDYEYEFQMAMMNRKLDPELETLFMMPAEKYTYVSSRLIKGVFQLGGDVTALVPPLVVERLKAKVPNRL; encoded by the coding sequence ATGCATACGGTAAAAGCGATTTATCCAGGGACCTTCGATCCGCTGACCAACGGGCACCTCGACCTGATCGCCCGAGGGTCGAAGATAGTCGACGAGTTGGTCGTAGCGATTCTTCGCAACTCCGAAAAAGGCACGCCTCTGTTCACTGTCCCGGAGCGCGAAGAGATGATTGCCGAAGCGACCCGCAACTTTGGCAATGTCTCGGTGACCACGTTCGACGGCCTTCTGGTCGACTTTGCCCGGCAACAGGGTGCTAAAGCTGTCCTCCGAGGCATTCGGGCTATCAGCGACTACGAGTATGAGTTTCAGATGGCGATGATGAACCGCAAGCTCGATCCGGAGCTCGAAACCCTCTTTATGATGCCGGCAGAAAAGTACACCTACGTCAGTTCAAGACTGATAAAAGGGGTCTTCCAGCTCGGCGGCGACGTTACGGCTCTGGTGCCTCCTCTCGTGGTCGAGCGCCTCAAGGCCAAGGTTCCGAACCGGCTCTGA
- a CDS encoding YXWGXW repeat-containing protein, giving the protein MKWLFAAVTTVTLTMPSFGQIGIYIGRTPPPLRYEVRPPMPGDGYAWVDGYWGVNDGRYVWVPGRWDRPPYAGAYWSHPHYDHYEQGWQMHEGHWDHEDHRDHHYDDHHDDHHDHHDDHH; this is encoded by the coding sequence ATGAAATGGCTTTTTGCTGCAGTCACCACAGTCACCCTGACAATGCCCTCGTTTGGCCAGATCGGCATCTACATCGGCAGAACGCCTCCGCCGTTGCGTTACGAAGTACGCCCACCCATGCCCGGAGACGGGTATGCCTGGGTTGATGGCTACTGGGGAGTCAACGACGGTCGCTACGTCTGGGTTCCCGGCCGATGGGACCGTCCGCCCTATGCCGGAGCCTACTGGAGCCATCCGCACTACGACCACTACGAGCAAGGATGGCAGATGCACGAAGGACACTGGGACCACGAAGACCATCGCGATCATCACTACGACGATCATCACGACGACCACCACGATCATCACGATGACCACCACTAG
- a CDS encoding mannose-1-phosphate guanylyltransferase, with protein sequence MPIEGSKTEQRFAPVILAGGSGTRFWPRSRKARAKQVLALDGERTMIQQTVERLTPLVDPAEVWVITNSLLDDLIAEQLPEVPREHILSEPAARNTAPACALAAFLLEPSSPETVIGIFPSDHVVKNGARFAEVIRAGIALAASGEKIVVLGVPPSRAETGYGYIELGEVVDPSKVPHSGVAVRRVKRFTEKPNAEVAEQFVASGNYAWNGGIFLWSARTLANAIREHCPAMAPLLEKIAVAYRTSKEEFDRVFAEVYPLCDNISIDYAVLEPRSAKGEEGAEIYSLPGDFEWNDLGCWSALHEHAAGCPPESVSVANVFEGEDPLCISIDSSGNYIHAPGKVIALVGVTNLVVVQTKDALLITTRERSQDVGKVVAQLKSAGREDLI encoded by the coding sequence ATGCCCATTGAAGGTAGTAAGACGGAGCAGAGGTTCGCTCCGGTGATTCTTGCAGGCGGCAGCGGAACACGGTTCTGGCCTCGAAGCCGGAAGGCGCGGGCGAAGCAGGTGCTGGCTCTGGATGGAGAGCGCACCATGATTCAGCAGACGGTTGAGCGTCTGACTCCGCTGGTTGACCCTGCCGAAGTGTGGGTGATTACGAATAGCCTCCTTGATGACCTTATCGCCGAGCAACTTCCTGAGGTGCCTCGCGAGCATATCCTGAGCGAACCTGCGGCCAGAAATACTGCGCCTGCGTGTGCTCTTGCTGCGTTCCTGCTGGAGCCGAGTTCACCAGAGACGGTGATTGGGATCTTTCCGTCGGATCATGTGGTGAAGAACGGGGCGAGATTTGCGGAGGTGATTCGGGCTGGGATTGCGCTTGCTGCGAGTGGGGAGAAGATTGTCGTTCTCGGAGTTCCTCCTTCGCGAGCAGAGACAGGTTATGGCTACATCGAGCTGGGTGAGGTTGTAGATCCTTCGAAGGTGCCTCATTCCGGAGTTGCGGTTCGGCGCGTAAAGCGGTTTACGGAGAAGCCAAACGCTGAGGTCGCGGAGCAGTTTGTTGCCTCTGGAAACTACGCCTGGAATGGCGGAATCTTCCTCTGGAGTGCGCGAACTCTGGCGAATGCGATTCGCGAGCACTGTCCTGCGATGGCTCCGTTGCTGGAGAAGATTGCTGTCGCTTATCGAACCTCGAAGGAGGAGTTCGATCGCGTCTTCGCAGAGGTTTATCCGCTGTGCGACAACATCAGTATCGATTACGCGGTATTGGAACCGCGCTCGGCGAAGGGTGAAGAAGGCGCTGAGATCTACAGTCTTCCTGGCGACTTCGAGTGGAACGATCTGGGCTGCTGGTCTGCGCTGCATGAGCATGCGGCTGGTTGTCCGCCGGAGAGCGTTTCGGTGGCGAATGTGTTCGAGGGCGAAGATCCGCTTTGCATCTCCATCGACTCGAGCGGGAACTACATTCATGCTCCGGGGAAGGTGATCGCTCTGGTTGGCGTTACGAATCTGGTTGTGGTTCAGACGAAGGATGCTTTGTTGATTACAACTCGTGAACGCTCGCAGGATGTGGGCAAAGTCGTCGCTCAACTGAAGAGTGCTGGTCGAGAAGACCTGATCTAA
- a CDS encoding Spy/CpxP family protein refolding chaperone, whose amino-acid sequence MRPLLSIVLFATLSGTFLTAQPPAGSPPQPGGPMDRDRGGWGGGAGMRGGFRIGPPGIWWHNPDLIQKLTLTPDQQKKMDDILQQSKLQLIDLRANVEKQEVLMEPMLAANPPDTNKILAQIDQTAQARAELEKANAKMLLAIRNVLTPDQWTKLQAEGRERRRMRMQGGPEGPGRVPDGQGPPPGGPGGGEGM is encoded by the coding sequence ATGAGACCTTTACTTTCGATTGTTTTATTTGCGACTCTTTCTGGAACTTTTTTGACGGCGCAGCCACCGGCAGGTTCGCCACCGCAGCCGGGTGGCCCGATGGATCGGGACCGCGGCGGATGGGGTGGAGGAGCGGGGATGCGCGGGGGCTTTCGCATCGGGCCTCCAGGGATTTGGTGGCATAATCCTGACCTGATCCAGAAGCTGACGCTTACGCCGGACCAGCAGAAGAAGATGGATGACATCCTTCAGCAGAGCAAGCTGCAGCTGATCGACTTGAGGGCGAACGTCGAGAAGCAGGAGGTTCTGATGGAGCCGATGCTGGCGGCGAATCCTCCGGATACGAACAAGATCCTGGCGCAGATCGACCAGACAGCCCAGGCTCGCGCGGAGCTTGAAAAGGCGAACGCCAAGATGCTGCTGGCAATTCGCAACGTGCTGACACCGGACCAATGGACCAAACTGCAGGCCGAGGGGCGCGAGCGCCGCCGCATGAGGATGCAGGGTGGACCGGAAGGACCGGGTCGGGTTCCCGATGGCCAGGGACCACCTCCAGGTGGCCCGGGCGGCGGCGAGGGGATGTAG